One stretch of Roseimicrobium sp. ORNL1 DNA includes these proteins:
- a CDS encoding DUF3592 domain-containing protein, translated as MKYFSRSFVWAVVSMGGGVALVFFVLWWMIFGVPVTGTAGPAEYRRGNLTKKRVGYKVQVHFVTKEGQSKTVAIACSFRDSYPEGSSVPVRYDPKNPGNARLNVFWDLWAWALVSMTIGGLSLFDFQQEQKRALERGKSA; from the coding sequence ATGAAATACTTCTCACGAAGCTTCGTGTGGGCCGTGGTGTCTATGGGAGGCGGAGTTGCGCTGGTCTTTTTTGTGCTCTGGTGGATGATATTTGGTGTGCCGGTGACCGGCACTGCGGGCCCTGCCGAGTACCGCAGGGGTAATCTCACCAAAAAAAGGGTGGGCTACAAGGTCCAAGTCCACTTTGTCACTAAAGAGGGGCAGTCTAAAACCGTGGCCATCGCGTGTTCCTTTCGTGACAGCTATCCGGAAGGCAGTTCTGTTCCCGTGCGTTACGATCCAAAGAATCCGGGCAATGCACGGTTGAATGTCTTCTGGGATCTGTGGGCATGGGCACTGGTCTCAATGACTATAGGTGGCCTCTCCCTGTTCGACTTCCAGCAGGAACAAAAGCGAGCGCTCGAGCGCGGCAAGTCCGCGTGA
- a CDS encoding DKNYY domain-containing protein — MLKSLLPFCAFAFLLSSCGDGKPGAFDKAGYHVDGTKVWYLATWTAKPFEVVGADAASFKHPLPKGESIYAKDKNHVYLRARVVPGADPATFEMFDDEYSRDAKFVYRGEERICDDSANFEVLGGNFVKNSKAVYRLYPKVEVQTTDVANFRKLAQSEYHSYFADTEHVYVNGIIVEGALPASFKVIKGGFGRDEKQAFYFSEPMPDGTLMDSFEVLDGPYARDGRRVYFMGKIVEGADPVTFEVTDAKFQRAKDAKNRYQQDKSVPATPGNP; from the coding sequence ATGTTGAAAAGCCTGCTGCCATTCTGCGCTTTCGCGTTTCTCCTCAGCTCCTGTGGCGACGGCAAGCCCGGTGCATTCGACAAGGCAGGCTACCATGTCGATGGCACGAAGGTCTGGTATCTCGCTACGTGGACGGCCAAACCTTTCGAAGTGGTTGGGGCAGATGCGGCAAGCTTTAAGCACCCGCTGCCGAAGGGCGAGTCCATCTACGCAAAAGACAAGAACCACGTGTACCTCCGCGCCCGCGTCGTGCCTGGCGCGGATCCCGCCACGTTTGAGATGTTTGATGATGAGTACTCGCGCGATGCAAAATTTGTGTATCGCGGTGAGGAGCGCATCTGTGATGATTCTGCGAACTTCGAGGTACTGGGCGGCAACTTTGTGAAGAACAGCAAGGCCGTGTACCGCCTCTATCCCAAGGTGGAGGTCCAGACCACGGACGTGGCAAACTTCCGCAAGCTGGCCCAGAGTGAATACCATTCCTACTTCGCCGACACCGAGCACGTGTATGTAAATGGCATCATCGTGGAAGGGGCCCTGCCCGCCAGTTTCAAGGTCATCAAAGGTGGATTTGGCAGGGATGAAAAACAGGCCTTCTATTTCAGCGAGCCCATGCCCGATGGCACTCTCATGGACAGCTTTGAGGTGCTGGATGGCCCCTATGCGCGCGATGGGCGGCGGGTCTATTTCATGGGGAAAATCGTGGAAGGCGCGGACCCGGTCACTTTTGAGGTGACGGACGCGAAATTCCAGCGCGCCAAGGACGCAAAGAATCGCTACCAACAGGATAAATCAGTGCCCGCAACCCCGGGAAATCCGTAA
- the sucB gene encoding dihydrolipoyllysine-residue succinyltransferase has protein sequence MSTEVKIPTLGESIAGGLISKWHKNDGDAVKAGDVLLTLETDKVAQEIAAEADGVLRQKAKEGDEVEVGAVVATIESGAGAPAAAAPAPAPKEPEKAAASAPKAAEPAPAPAAKKEEAPKAEAAPQLKLVPKPEAEAAPAPAPKPTPSPEGRTTRKKMTPLRRKIAEQLVNAQRTAAILTTFNECDMSEVMTLRKVMQDDFVKKHGVKLGFMSFFVKAVVDALKSVPQINVRVDGDEIISNNFYDIGVAVGTEKGLIVPVIRDADQKSFADIEKDILAYAKKAKEGKIAIDDLTGGVFTISNGGVYGSLLSTPILNPPQSGILGLHAIKERPIAENGQVVIRPMMNLALSYDHRVVDGKEAVTFLIRVKDCIEKPARLLVGV, from the coding sequence ATGTCCACTGAAGTCAAGATCCCCACGCTCGGCGAATCGATTGCCGGCGGCCTCATCTCGAAATGGCACAAGAACGACGGTGATGCCGTCAAAGCCGGAGACGTGCTGCTCACGCTGGAGACCGATAAAGTGGCTCAGGAAATCGCGGCTGAAGCGGATGGCGTGCTGCGCCAGAAAGCCAAGGAAGGCGATGAAGTGGAAGTAGGCGCGGTGGTCGCCACGATTGAATCCGGCGCTGGCGCACCCGCTGCCGCCGCCCCGGCTCCCGCACCAAAGGAACCCGAAAAGGCAGCCGCCTCGGCACCCAAGGCCGCCGAGCCTGCACCCGCACCTGCTGCCAAGAAGGAAGAAGCTCCGAAGGCAGAGGCTGCTCCCCAACTGAAGCTCGTTCCCAAGCCTGAGGCAGAAGCTGCTCCCGCCCCGGCTCCGAAGCCCACTCCCTCACCGGAAGGCCGCACCACGCGCAAGAAGATGACGCCGCTGCGCCGGAAGATTGCCGAGCAGCTCGTGAATGCCCAGCGCACCGCGGCCATTCTGACCACCTTCAACGAGTGCGACATGTCCGAGGTCATGACCCTGCGCAAGGTGATGCAGGATGACTTCGTGAAGAAGCACGGCGTGAAGCTCGGTTTCATGTCCTTCTTCGTGAAGGCCGTGGTGGATGCCCTCAAGTCCGTGCCGCAGATCAATGTGCGCGTGGACGGAGACGAAATCATCTCCAACAATTTCTATGACATCGGCGTGGCCGTGGGCACTGAGAAGGGGCTCATCGTTCCCGTGATTCGTGACGCGGATCAGAAGTCCTTTGCCGACATCGAGAAGGATATCCTCGCCTACGCGAAGAAGGCCAAGGAGGGCAAGATTGCCATCGATGACCTCACCGGCGGCGTTTTCACCATCAGCAACGGTGGTGTGTACGGCTCCCTCCTGAGCACCCCGATTCTCAATCCTCCGCAGAGCGGCATCCTCGGCCTGCACGCCATCAAGGAACGCCCCATCGCCGAGAACGGCCAGGTCGTCATCCGCCCGATGATGAACCTCGCCCTGAGCTACGACCACCGCGTCGTGGACGGCAAGGAAGCCGTGACCTTCCTCATCCGCGTGAAGGACTGCATCGAGAAGCCGGCGAGATTGCTGGTGGGGGTGTAA